A window of the Anticarsia gemmatalis isolate Benzon Research Colony breed Stoneville strain chromosome W, ilAntGemm2 primary, whole genome shotgun sequence genome harbors these coding sequences:
- the LOC142986027 gene encoding segmentation protein cap'n'collar-like yields MDDNAKNTSSYQLDQEILDARGINMTVEEVAGLSTCKYSERVQVLKLSDEDLAFLKGLRRRIKNRLASQNSRRRSVEHLRRLARELRAVRACRDDALAERRALVTQRDTVRDRCVRLRRYIVQVGSAFFQPPQAQQ; encoded by the exons atgGACGATAATGCGAAGAACACGTCCTCATACCAATTGGACCAGGAAATATTGGATG CCAGAGGCATCAACATGACAGTGGAAGAGGTGGCTGGTCTATCAACTTGCAAATACTCGGAGAGAGTCCAGGTTCTGAAACTCAGTGATGAAGACCTCGCCTTCCTCAAAGGTCTCCGCAGAAGGATCAAGAATAGG CTCGCCTCACAAAACAGTCGCCGTCGCAGCGTGGAGCACCTCCGTCGCTTGGCTCGAGAGCTGCGCGCGGTGCGAGCGTGCCGCGATGACGCGCTAGCAGAGCGCAGGGCTCTCGTGACGCAGAGAGACACGGTGAGAGACCGCTGTGTGAGGCTGCGGAGATATATTGTACAG GTCGGCAGCGCTTTCTTCCAACCACCACAAGCACAGCAATAA